AACCCAGTAAACGCTGCCCAAGCACTGGAGGACCTTCTCAACTAAGGCCCTGCCTGAGTCGCTGACACCGTCTCCCGCAGTAACGGCCGTAGTGGACCTCCCAACCAAAGCGTTTATGTTAGGCATAGCCCTGAAGACCTCGGCCCCGTTGAGGACCTTACCCAGTGTGCTCAGCTTGACACCGGCCATTATAGATACAACGACCCTGTCAGACCACAGGCCCTCCGGAACCTGGCTGTAGAGCTCCGGGAAGTGATGCGGCTTAACACTTATAACCACTAAGTCGGAGTTACCCACCACACGGGCGTTATCCCTGAAAACCCTAGCACCAAGTCCTGAAACCCTAGCAAGAGTCTCATCACTCCTCCCACTAGCGTAAACAACCACATCAGGCATGCAGGACCTAACAGACCTAATGATCGCAGACCCTATCCTACCAGCACCCAAAACACCAACACTAAACCCACCCAC
This portion of the Zestosphaera sp. genome encodes:
- the proC gene encoding pyrroline-5-carboxylate reductase, with protein sequence MGGFSVGVLGAGRIGSAIIRSVRSCMPDVVVYASGRSDETLARVSGLGARVFRDNARVVGNSDLVVISVKPHHFPELYSQVPEGLWSDRVVVSIMAGVKLSTLGKVLNGAEVFRAMPNINALVGRSTTAVTAGDGVSDSGRALVEKVLQCLGSVYWVSEEYMDVWTSLIGSGPAFMAEVIDGLVLGAVASGMPRDLAYRVVLDMIEGTARLLKELKAHPAEIRDEVTTPAGATIRGLKILETEGIKAGLMEVVESSCRRSREIGEEMDEIVRNNVHGNQPDHKPSGGSA